From Cryptococcus neoformans var. grubii H99 chromosome 6, complete sequence:
CGATGTAACTTTTGTGGAGGAAACTGGGCGGCCAAATCTTGGCGAAGTCATTCTTGGCAGCTGTGGAAGGTCTAGAGTGACTGAAATTGCCATCGACGGCGAGAATGTAGTTGCTATCACCGGCTTGCAAATCCCCTTCGACACGGGGCCCAAAACAGGCTGGACACTTTGTCGAGAGCTCTTCAACAGGATCAAGGGGTAATACCTCTCGGTTGAACTGCGCCTCCTGTAGAAGTAGATCGCGAAAGACGAATAAAGCTTGTCGAAGGAGAGGCCCTCCATTACGAGGCTAACGTACGGAGCCATTAGTTGAGTCGCTGATCTCAGGACGGCACGTACTCTGTGGGTTATCTGGGAAATGTGAGGCTCTCCTCTCAGAGTATGCCACCGCCACAACCCCTCTGCGAAGCCAGAGACAGACATGGGCACACTTTCCCATATCGTCTCAAAAAACTGAACAAGGGAGATAGAAATTGTTGTCTTGGGAGTATCGGGAGAGACGGCTATGAAACCGCGGGCTAGAAGACGAACGGGATCGGGGATACAGTTGCAGAATGGCACTGACTCATAACAGTCTTTGAAAAGACAAAATGCATTTAGCATAAGATTTACTACTAACTGCCTAAGCTGGGACTTACGATTATCCCTGTCGATGAAGGCAACGTCTCGTGACTTGGTGGAAGTGCACTTGCACCTCTCGTTGAGGTGCTCTATACCGAGAAAGATATCTCCTTCGTCCCTAAGGCGCTTGTGTCGGAGATAGGTATCGAACATGTCTGTCCTGATGTTTTTCCATTCGTTGGTCCACACGATCATGGCGGTACGATATTGGCTTTGCGCTTCCTTGGACTTGCTCTTTTGCGTTTGCTCCCAAATGAACTGATATACAGTCTCAGTCCATGAATCCTCCCCtacctccatctcctcttcggcCTGGGAGGGGATCCAGGGACCAAGATCTATATCTTCCCATTCGATCCATTCTGGGCGCCGTTGTCACCGTCGATCGTCGATGTGGAGTCGTTTTGGCTTTGCTGGACAAAAGAAGGGCCGCTTGGCGCGACTTGGGAGGCCTGCTGAAGAGATGCAGCATAAGCAGCCAATTGTGATTCACGTTCTCTATTTATGCGGTCCTGTTCTTCTAGCTCGTAAAGAACAGCAGCATTCCCCCTCAGGCGCTTGGCAGCAGGATCGCAGCCATCAGACCGGACGCGTCTGTAGTTCGACGAATTCGACGCATACGATTTTCTCTTTGTTGAAGGCCTGATATGAATCCCTTTTGATGAGTTTCGGCATGTTGAGGTGAGGACTTAGATGGGAAGCTTTGGCTGTGGGATGTAAGGGAGTGTAAGGCTGGCAAGGGGGTGTGGATAGTATGCATATTGGGCAGACGACGGAAGAGACGCGTCCGTCGGGGTGAGAGACGTGTTGTGATGTGTTGTTGGCTGGACCGGTGGCTGAAGTGATTGTAATGAGAGATTAGTGCTTAATTGTAATAACTGTATTAGAAATTGCTATGCATTTGTAATCTGCCAAAATACTGTTTTACCATGGTAAAAGCCGCGTTTTGGAAGCGGTAAATGACATAAGAGGCCCCATAATTGACTCCGTTTTATGGTACCTGGTAAGCGCTTTTTACCCTTGGGAGGGGTGGCTGACTTGACCATGGTCATTGATAGTTACGTAATGGGGGGCAAAAACAGTCGCCACAACCGTTCTCTGTGATCATCGCTATTTTTAAaacttgcttcttctccacacACGTGCGTGGTTTTATTGTCGTCTCCTTTGTCATTCCAAGCCACTCCAAGGCGATCCAAGAGATCCCAGGAGCTGAGCTACTTTGCTTTGTATAGCATAGGGGGGTCACACACATGCGAAGGTTTACCGATAAGGAGGGAGCCCATCGGTCGGCCGGATTGGCATCACACGAACGATTCTACTCTCGTTGTGTGAGTGTATGTGAGTAATGAATGGTTATTTGTCACCACTTGTTGTCAGTACCAAATGATGTCAGCTTTTCAGTTCCAAATCTGAGGAGATTTGCCGGACATATCGTTTCAGCAGAGCAGTAGACAACCAACATGTGCATTCTTTCGTCGAACAGTTGCTTCTTTGAAAGCCCTTTTTCAGTGTCCACTGGCTTTTATTTGATCTGCATGGAACTATTTTGTCCCGCTACTACGATCAAAGGGTGCAATCTCTCGTCGTAGCTGAGCCAAGTGTGAATAATATCGGGAGTCATGGGAACAGCGGAACATCAGCTCGTGCGCTCTGGTTCTGGTTCCCAAGCCATTGGGTAATATCAGCTTCTTAGCACCCAAGGAATGAGCTGGTAATAATTCGATACAGGGGAAGGATATCAACGCACGTTCCATCTCCCCATATACTTCTTCGATCGCACCGCATACCCGCGGCCACTGTTCGACCAAGTGATACAACGCCAATTAGCTCCTGGTCATGCTAGTCTGGTCTCGCGACAAACGGTCGTTATCAAATTACGCCGTCTGAATTGCCACCCTATGATGGGCCTACCATTGTAAGTGGCTCACGCGAATGCTAGACCAGAACACACGAGCGCACGACCACAAACACCGTTTAATACATATATTGTCTACTACTTCACATCAGCCGGAGAAGGGTTTGGTCCTGCTCTGGGACTGATACCCACACCTCCGTGCTCGGCTGAAAACCCTACTCCTTCTCCTACTGTTCCACATATCTCACTTGATCTTCCAGCAAGGTACTTGGTTAAACCTATTACTATACCAACTATAGCTTATCGATTGAATAGTACCACTTCGCAATCACGAGCACTTCTTTCCACTTTTTCAAACCACATTACCATGTCCCCACCATTCGCCGTTTCCACCGCCAACAATCGAAAACGCAAAATCCTCCCAATGACGTGCTCGCAAGACAGcaccccttcctcccctgCATTGAGCGAATCGTCGTCGTTGATATCGGACGATGGCGACGGGGAATATGCCCCTGAGCCTGTTCGTCCCATTAGAAAGGCGAAAAGGCCTCGCGACAACGATTTCAAGTCGAACTCAGGTGGACGTTCGGGTGCGACGACAAACAGTCATGGCAATAGCAGTGTAACGGCAAGAGGGAATAGTAAAGTGAAGGCCAAAGGCATGTCCCGCGAGCAGTTACGCAAGGTGAACCATTCGTTGATCGAGAGAAGAcggagggagaagatcaACGCGGCATTGAATGAgctgagaaggatggtACCAGGTTTAGGAGAAAATGGTGGGAAAGGTGGCGAGTTCAAACTTGAAGTAAGCACCGAAAACGAAGTTAATGTGTAATGGGCTGATAATTTGATAGGTATTAGAGAAGACTGTAGAGCACATGAAGGACTTGAAGGGACGATTGGCAGACTTGGAACGAACGGATGCCATACCAGTCAACAACCCTTCCTGCGCATCAAGAGCTCACTGCAAGGACAGGGAAACCGAACTCGAAGTGGAGAGTCGAAGTCAAAGCAAAACATCGCCTTacccttctccctcccctGATAGACAACAGTTTCCAAACTCTCATCCACCTGACCCGAACGAAACAGAAGTAGAATCCAACTTGCCACCACCTTACACGCTCGCTAGGCGAGCTCGTGCCCGTTCTCGTGCCCATgctccctctcttccgcctACCTCTGCTTGCATTTCCGCCTCCAACCTTGGCACGACGACGAGTAAAGAGCCCAGATCCCAGTCTCTCTGGTCTGGCCAAACACAAGAACAAGTCACAGATCATTTGTATGGGCAAAGAGGGCACCAGTCAATCCCCAGTACCCGGCCCAAGCCCCCAACCAACGCTCCTAACCCCAtatttcttcctttcccttctccctccccaaCCTCACCCTTTCTCCATCCGAATGTCAACTTCAACACCAATCCTAATACGGATACGTTGAACAGCTCTTCAGTGGTGGGATCAATGATGCCTGGAGAGAATGAGGGCCTCGGTTCTGGTCCTGATTCCAGTTCTTCAGTCTCTGTCAATGGTAGCGTGCAAGGTGGTGCAGAGGCTCGAAGTACTGATCCAAGCCCGTTTTTGCCTCCTATACCTAGCATGAGCTTGTTCAGTATAATGAGCCTTGAGAATTCCCCAATGGATACGTTCCGACAGGCTTATATagaaggatttggaggtACGGGAAAAAGCCGTTCATTTTCACCGCCAGAGTTGAACCTTGAGGATCAATCTCAAACGGCGCGCCGTAGCTCACTTGCAGAGCCAAAAGGTGCGATGGACGTGGGAATGAGTACTATGAACACGGAAGTAAAAGAACGTTGGAATGGTCCCAATGATAAGTCAACATCCATCGATAGTGACAAAAATAGCGATAAGCAACAAGATGGCCTCATTACGAAGGCTGGCGCTAATACCAATACCGACACCGAGATGTTACCCGAAGAAGCTGCGAACTTGCTCCTAGCATTTTCGTCTCCTGAGACATTACGTCCACTGGGTGACGGGTCGGTCGTCCCCTTTGGAACCGGACAAGGGTAtgggcaagggcaagggcaaatcagaaggatggtggaagagttTAGCCTCGATTCCGAAGCAGCATTTGAATCTGAATCCGGATCAGGTTTGGGAGCAGTAAGGCCAGGAAAAATTGGGAAGGAAAGGCTAGTTTCGCCGGTAAACATGATGGGATCGACATCGCAAGATCGCCTGGTTGTAGGGAAGAGTGTAAGGGACATACTCAAGTTGACATGAATGGCGGGGGATCTGTTATGTAAACAAGCTATAaatggtttttttttttagtTGTATagaaaagatgatgaagatgaaattcGAATTGTTTCCCTCTCAGCACCATCGTGATATACGTCTTCGTACAAGGGAATTTTGTTTTGTGCAGAAAAGACTTCTTAAGTGTGTGTTTGAGCATGCTCATACCAACTCCTGGTGGAAAATAGAGAACAAGAAGCATATTTTTAGCATGTTGCAGTGACGCGAGTTACATTCCACTTATTACATATATATTCTTCTTACGTAATGCAGTCAAATCTCAACCATCGCTTATTTGTTTTGGTTTTCGGAAGCCGTCGGCGGAGGAAAAGACTCACGTGACCGAGCCGCGTCTTCCCCACCCCATCTCAACGTACGGCATTCCACTCAACTCTTTCCAGCAAGTATACGAAAGTAAGAAAAGAAATACGTCACCAACTCGTTCGGATTTGACCATAATAGTCCCTCTGAGGCCTCAAAGCATTCAATAGAAGTATACACCCATCGTGAAGTATACTATAGAAACGAAAAGGACGTGACAGTCTTGGAAACGAGGAAAGCGATGCCGCCACATGGGCACCGTCCAGTGAGTTTaactcttcctttcctaAATTCTCACCAGACACAAGGTAAATAACTATTTGATACTGACAAAAAACGATCTGGTTCAAGATCAGCCCACCGAATCGGTCACAAACATCTTCACCAATTCGTCCGGCGCCCAATGCACCGTATCACCCTCCAGCGGATACGTCCACGTATAGGgatttgttgttgtttgagGAGCGATTGAAGAGTAATGCGGAGATGTTAAGACGGAGGAGACGGCGGTATAGCAGTGGGTCCCTCTTAAAGTGTTGTGGGAGGCCGAAAGGCAAAGCTAAGGTCTGTGGTATCAGTCTTCATGTGGAGCTTTCTGCTTGTATTGGTTGGTATGGGACACATGTTGTTTTGGCATCCCCCAGAGGTACGTTTTCCACGTAGTATGGTACGATTTGAGCATTGTAACTGATATTCCAATCAGAGCATTCTGTTGCTGAGGGCTTTGGAAGCTAGCGTGGCGGTGGTTTCGATTACGCTGGTGTTGTTCTTTGCCAGTGGAATGTACGAAGAGAAGATTCGGTACGCCACTAGGTGGGTTTGATTCTTACGTCACAGGGACTTGGTAAAAGCGATGCTGAACGCGACTATATAGCTATATCAACCACTCCAACAAATCACTCCGACCACTAAATCTCCACCTCAACATGCGCCGACCTCCCCGTTTCCCTCTCTCTATCccattttttccttcctccagtCGCAGCCCTTCTCCTATTTCCCCCATTTCTCCATCACTGCATAAACCCTTTCTCAGTCCTAAatcatttccttcctctctcccttctgGCAAAGGTCCAGGAGGCGGCACCCGACGCGTCTCCAACACGCCCAACGTCATGGCCCAAATTCCACCTTCCGCCAACCCTAGAGGCGaactcatcttctcctctcgtGTAGATCGAACATTTAGAGAGGGATATGAGCGGTATCGCGCTGCGTTTGagcggagaagggaggagaaggcgaaagaagaagcgaagCGTGCGATGCGGGGTTGGGGTTGGATTTTTAAGAGGCAAGGATCGCCGACGGTGGTGTCTAGAGTGGCGAGTCCGAGTCCAGGCCTTGGGGGACCAGGGATTAAAGGAGAGGCGAGAGAAAAGGGGACACTGTCACCGGCTGGGACACCGAAATCGACAATAAGAGGAGTTGGGATGGCGAAAAGAAGCTTGAGCCCCAGTGGATTAGGGGAAAAGACATAACTTTCATGTATCAATCATCGTGTTACACTTTGTTCTATGTAGTAATAGCAGTGAACTCTTTTCTCCCCAAAGATAAGATCAAAGGGAGTGTAAGGGAGTGTCAAGTCTCGTACTGATTTTGCAGCTTAAGTTGCCACTCATCATCACATCGGTGCTGGCCGACGGCTCACTTTTATTTGCTATAGCGATTTCTACCATATCTTTTCCGCCCTCCATTTCATATCACATATCTAAAACTCACAACAAGCATGCCCACTCTATCATGCCAGACATGCTCCTCCACCCTACTCCCCTCTCATCTCGCATCAACCTTCTCACCTACTTGCTGTAACAGTCCGATCTGCTCAAGATGTTTAGAGAAGAACCCGAGATTGAGGGAGTATGTTCCCTGTTTAAGATGCGGCGATCCTAGAAATGCGATGTCGGGCGGTGCTTCCTCACATCAGGATAggagaggacgaggagcgGAAGTGGTTTTTGACGTGGCCGACTTAGAAGTAGATTTGGACTTGGGCTCGGATGCGCATAACGGagcggaggaagacgagattGATGCGCTgccacctcctcctggATATGATGAGGTTGTGGTTGGGATGGAGCATATGGATTTTACACGTACGGCTGGAGCTCCGAGTATGGGTAAAGTTGGTAATAACGTTGGTAACCGCATTGGCGGCTCTGGCTCCTCTTTGGAGCCATCTAGACGTGAATCTTTTGCCCATACGAAAAACATTCAAGATTGTCCTCATATTCAGGAGAAGGCGAACATCAATACAGAGACGGTACAAGTCATTCATAAAATTCAACGAGGTGATACATTACTGTCGGTAGCGAGGAAATACGCGGCAGACGTGAGTTTCTGCGTAACAAATCCTTCCCATTGGGACGACTCATGAACCCATACTTACTCGCAACCTTTTTCGATCTCTTCATTTAGCCACATGAGATCATATATCTCAATTCCCTACCGCCTTCAGCGCTCACCTCCTATCCTCGGATCTTACAGACTCGCAAAAGCCTAATCGTCTCGCAACGCTCCGTCCCCTGgatcccttcctcccaatCTCCACCAGAGCATATGCATATAGGGAAAGACgggaacgaagaagagacggatgagaggagaagacaGAGACAGGAGAAAAGATTTCAACTGTTAACCAAATCTACAGACCCGGCGATAGGACGTGCATACATTGGTgtggaagagcttgaggagaagaactTGAGCTCGAGCTTAGACACGAACGCGAATCCGCGTCATCCACTTGAATACTCTACCGGTGAATCTCTCGTTCGTCCACATCCTCAATTTAACCCGATAAAGCATCTTGCCGGCGAAACTGAgaatgaaatggagaagagtaaGAAGATGGTAGttccagaagaaggaaatagggaggaaagagcaCTTGGAAGGTTTTGGGACGATGAGTTATGGGAAGCAGAAAATGGGACTTCTTTAGataaggagaggagaaaaatCGGTAAATGGAATGTCGTCGGCGGAGATATCGTTAGAGACTTTATTCCGCCTGTGCTCTCGTCGAAGGCTGTGAAGAACTAGGTTTTGTTGCCGCATCCCTGTGATATGATTTGTTTGTAGCGTTGTATGATTATATCTGTATCCTTTGCATGTTGGTAAGCATATGCTTATGATTTTTGGTTATCCTGTCTTGCTATAATACAACTAGCAGTATTTCTCGGCTTCATTACACGTATGCCTGGGAGGACGACAACTACGATCCCAACCGTGGTCCCTAAGCCACGGGCTCGCCATTTGGTCCCCCAGTAGCGTACATCACAACATCTTCCGCGGATTGATCTTCTGCCATAGCGGTCCCCGGAACTGTGGTTGAGGTTGTGGTTGTGGCTTCAGGACCTAGtgcctgctgctgctgttgttgctgtttgCCGGATATCTCGGTACTGATACTCTCAGCATGAGGATTAACGGTGACACCGGCTTCCGTACTGGAACAAAAAAGGAACATAAAATCCATCAATGACGTAGGAATTAAGGAGATTAGAAGAAAGAAACGTACAGCTTCATGCGCAAAAGTGATGCTTGAGCAAGTTCGGCGCTTTTTCGCCCCGCTTTCAACGCCTTTTCAAACATCTCTGCCCTCGGGTCGGGTGTATCCATCACCAACACCTgccgaaaaaaaaaatcattAATAACCGAATACGGTCTTTCACTCGCGCGCATCGAGAGAGTTATGGGACTCACATTATCAATCAAATCAATCTTCGCTCCaacatccccatccccaatCAACTTCTCCACGACGTCCaacatctttccttcttccatcccaaATGCTTGAGTCATAGTCTGAATGCGAATGGTCGAGAATGGTTGGACATATTGGATAATGGAACGGGTTTGAATACatgagatgatggagcGGGTGCAGgacgagaggaagggattaaggagaaggattggCTGTAACAGTGAGGATATGAGGATCAACGACTTCCaaccaaagaaaaagaaaagggaaaaaaatgGACATACCTCGGAGTACTGAAGGAGAGACATAACTTGTCCGTAACTCGCGTCAACATAGGATCTGACTAAGTCGATAATCCATCCTTGTGAATCATCGAGCTGATTTTTGAAAGCTGCTCTATCAAGAAGTACTCGACGTATACGACCACGATCAGATGATGCGAGGACATAGAAAGCACTAAGGAGGGCCAGATCGCTCGTGGAAATGGCCTGGTTTGGCATTAACAAAAGGCCATTGTCTCGGTGGTTTCACTTTTCATAGGATCATAAGACAAAAAAACGCACCTTGCCTTCCCAGTCGCCTAACccgccttcatcctcctcaatcCATCCCAACTCCCGTCCAGCCCTAGCCCAATCTTTTTGACTCGCGCTGATAAGTCCTTTTCCTACCTTAGCCCTCACCATCACACTCCTCCTCGCTGCCTGAGAGCGGCTTTCTTCCGCTTGACGTTCTCGCAAGTCCGAAGCGGTCGTGCTAAGGCCAGCTTGCTGTTTGGACTGAGCGTGAGGAGGCGGATGTAGACGGTCAAGCGTGGTTTCGAGTTTGGCGATGTGCCCTGAAAGGGGCGCTGGGTAGTTGAACGCAAGACAAGTCTAGAGACGATAATTAGCATTACCTTCAGGCCAATGAGAATTAAAAACGTACCTCTACGACGCCCATACCAAGATCGACATGGTGCTGAGGGGTAGAGCTATACTCTCGGGTGGCGGCATAGTAGTTGAGAGCCTCACGCACCTTGCCGACCTTGAAAGCTAACTCTGCAAATGCAAGTTGTGTCAACTGCATCGCAGATTTCACATCAGCTCGTTCAATGACCATATCGACAAGTGGCAACTTACACGGATGCTCTCCTTAATAAGGTTGCTCATATACCCTCTCAGCTCTACATCAAGCCTCGAAACCTCTTTCGCCACAGTGTCCCTCGTCTCATttatccatctctcatcAGGGaacccatcttcctcctttccctctccagGGGGAGTACCTCTCGACGTTATTTTAGTGATtccaccctcttcatcatcctctctatccacttccatttcctcgGCAGCCTTCCATCTCTGACCAGGGTGAACGATAGTAAAAAGGACAGACACAGACCAAAGGTAAGTGTTGATGTCCCATGTGGATGACTTGACGAGCGGGATTAACTTGAGTAATGCCGTCTTCGCAAGTTCAGAGGCTGATGGGGAAGGGTAGGCAACACAGGTGTTGACCAGATGAGAGTACCGAGTTATAAGGGCTCGGCCTGCAAGGTAAAGTTGGTAAGGCGGAGGAACGGTGACGGAAATGACGGACCTTTGTATGTGCCTTCGTAAGTGGGCCAGTCAAATTGGGCAGGATCAATAGATGCCAAGATGTCGGAGTATGATCTTTTGGAATCCATTATCCCTAAGCACTGGACTTCTGGAGTAGAATGAGGAGGTAAGATATGAACTAAAGGGCAGCCGCAGAAAGACGCATAGCTGACGCGggtggaaggaggatggacaTGCATGGACGGACAGCCCCGCCTCCACTGGGTTATTGACGAAGAGTGACTTTCCCACGGTAATTCGGTGGCGGTTGACTCACCTCCACTCAAGCGCACCTCAAGTTCTTCATCGATCGGAAATTCGCTTTAGGCTGCAAAAAAAACCTCTCacattctcttctttctcccacctctctcctcacctcttcatcacGATGCCTGCTCTCCGCGCAGCCCGGAAATCAGCTCAAAACCAGCCAGAAATGGCTGTTATTGACTCTGTCGACGACGACACAAAGGTCGATAGCGCTGTTCCTGTCAAAGTTCGAAGGCAATCTGCAGTCGAGGTGTCGATACCAACTCGCAGGACGAGATCATCTACCAGCAAGACTGTGTCTGTAGTTGCCAATGGCGTTGATCCGGATGaaacagaagatgaagattgGGCGGACGGCGATGTCAAGGTGGGTGGCAAATGAATCTCGCCTCCATAAAGTCGATGCTGATATTCAGGATTAGATGGAGAATGGAGGCTCTGACATAGAGCTAGTTGAAGATCAAAAACCAGAGATTAATGGTGTCAACGGTAAAGGGAAAGGCAAAGCGAAAGAACAAGCCCAGCCCTTCAACATCGGCAAATACAGTCGTACCGCCAAAGCTTCCGTAGCCGATCTCAAAGACGACACGCAAACCTCTAATCGCTCATCGAGGGCGTCACGTCGTAGTAAATCACAAGCGCCAATGAAGATTGAGGAACTTGATGGCGATTCAACGGAGTCTGAGTTTGTGGATGACGGTGGAGAGTATGCGATGGATAGCGAGGATGAAGCCAGACAGCTCAAGCAGGCCATCCAAGCATCTGCTGGCAAAGCGGCTTCTgccaagaggaagagaaccAACCGCGCTGCTTTGAATGCTGTTGTGGCTCGTGTAACTGGAAGTAAGCCATTTTTTATATTCGTTCCAAGACAGTCACTGACATCTGTGTAGAACGGAGCGGCCAATCGTCAACTGCTACCGGCACAGGCAATGCCACTCCTCTCTCCGATGATGATTCTGTCCCCTCTGATTCTGAatttgaagaggctgaagaACGCGGCAGCGACCTATCCGACTTGTCAACATCCGATTCTGAGGTTGAAGTGCCGCTTTCTCGCGGGAAAGGCAGCATGCGAGGAGGTCGGAGAGGAGCTCAAGATAATAAAGCTACTAGGCCCTCCGCTGCCAAGGGGAAAACAGCTGCCAAAGGAAAAACGAAGAAATTCCAGGGTAAAGGCCGCAAGCTCGGTGGTTCTGtttcagaagaagaggaggaattcGACGACGCTGAGGCCCTTTccgatgaggatgaatcCTTGTCTGAGCTTTCTGATCCCAATATGTCATGGCTCGAAAAGAGACAGATGCAAAAGCGAAAGGAGAGGCGCCATGCTGCTCGGCAGGCGGCGCctaggaagaagaaagagcgaGAGCTAGCAAAGAAGTTGGGGAGGAAGCTGACGAACGGGGAAAAGAACCTCATCGCTCTGTGTATGGTAAGTCACATCCAGTCGTCATCATCTGTCATCCCACAATCTGATATACTTATCAGCATCGTCCCGAGCTCGAAAACGTCTGGGGCGATCTTCAAGCCAATATTGAGCCTGTCAAACCCATTACTATGGAAGCTCACCCCTCGCTCAAGCTTACGCTCTTGCCTTTCCAGAAGGAAAGTCTTTactggatgaagaagcaggaagaaggcCCTTGGAAAGGCGGCATGTTGGCAGATGAAATGGGTATGGGCAAGACGTGCGTAGCCATCGAACATTCATCTTGAGTCTAACTGACCCTGTCATTTAAGTATTCAAACCAtcgcccttcttctgtctGAACCTCGACGCAAACCAAGCCTCGTTGTTGCTCCCGTCGTTGCATTGATGCAATGGAAAAACGAAATCGAGACACATGCCGAAGGTTTTACCGTATGTTTGTGGCATGGACAAGGGAG
This genomic window contains:
- a CDS encoding COP9 signalosome complex subunit 1 encodes the protein MDSKRSYSDILASIDPAQFDWPTYEGTYKGRALITRYSHLVNTCVAYPSPSASELAKTALLKLIPLVKSSTWDINTYLWSVSVLFTIVHPGQRWKAAEEMEVDREDDEEGGITKITSRGTPPGEGKEEDGFPDERWINETRDTVAKEVSRLDVELRGYMSNLIKESIRLTQLAFAELAFKVGKVREALNYYAATREYSSTPQHHVDLGMGVVETCLAFNYPAPLSGHIAKLETTLDRLHPPPHAQSKQQAGLSTTASDLRERQAEESRSQAARRSVMVRAKVGKGLISASQKDWARAGRELGWIEEDEGGLGDWEGKAISTSDLALLSAFYVLASSDRGRIRRVLLDRAAFKNQLDDSQGWIIDLVRSYVDASYGQVMSLLQYSEPILLLNPFLSSCTRSIISCIQTRSIIQYVQPFSTIRIQTMTQAFGMEEGKMLDVVEKLIGDGDVGAKIDLIDNVLVMDTPDPRAEMFEKALKAGRKSAELAQASLLRMKLTEAGVTVNPHAESISTEISGKQQQQQQQALGPEATTTTSTTVPGTAMAEDQSAEDVVMYATGGPNGEPVA